The genomic stretch AAAATTCATTAACTTAACTTAACATTTTATTTTAGTCTCTTATTTAAAAAATGTTATATGTTAATCCTTTCAAAACACTTTTGCGTTTCTGTTAAATTTTGTGGAAAAAAATATGTTAACTTAGGCAAACATGGCAAGACACCAAGGTAATTGATCAAAATATGAGTCATCATATTTATTAAAAAACTGATATCCTATTTAAACCAGAGAAATTTTCTTTTCAGAGGTTAAAAGCTCATGCAAATAGTCcataatatataaaaaaaaaatatagCACTCATCAAACTGAGCCTTCTCTTCCTAGAACTATTTCTCTTTTCTTATTTCCTGCATCAAACTGAACCTCCTCCTTGCCAATACCATTATCGTCTACAACAAAATCATCAAAATAACCATCCAACAATAAATCAACTAGTTTTTTCTCTTTAAATTTGCATCAAAATCATCGGGCAACACATCAATACATCACAAATCAGTTTTCTCTTTAAATTTTTCATCACAAAGTTTAGTGATAAAATTAGAGAAAATTTCATGTTTTTTTCTTATAAAGTTTTCTTAAcaattaaattttaattttgaTGAGTACACAAAGAGACAAATATCACATATGTAAACTTTTTTGTCGTCTTAAATTCAAACTCAAATAATCATGAAAAAATGGCCAACTTATTATTTTGTGGTATTGTAAATTAAAAATTAAACCTTACAAATAATTTATAAATTTTCAATAGTGATATAACAATATTGATAATAATATCCTTAAAAGATGCTCACACCATGTTGTTCTAAAGACTTTCATTcccaaataaataaataatatgaaGTTGTCTTTTTAATTCCCAAGATATCATGCCAGCTAATAACCATTTTCTAATCATAATTTTATCTTAATTAATAAAATCATTAAAACAGCTCATATAAGTGAAGTCTAATCCACCTCATTCATGTTACATTATATTCCACCCACCCACCTCTCTgtctttttcctttttttattattattatcacTACATAAAATAAAACTATATCACATAATCCAAATTAACCTTCCTAAAATCAACATTAATCAATCTCTTTCATTCTTCTACCAATTTCCATCATAATATCTTGTTTAGCAAGAAAGCCAAGATATGAAGAACTAATTATTACTTCACTTTTTACATCATTTACAAAAAAAACTATCTTTTCTTACCAAATTTCCTTTTGACCAATTGAGTTAGTTTCAAGATTTCATCAATATGGGGAAAGGAAGTGGTTGCATACCAAGCAAGAAAAAAGCACCAGTTAATAATGATCCAGAAGAGAATGAACCACTTAGTGCTGTCGTTGAAAGTGAAGTTCCGAAAAATGAAACAACAAGTAGAAGCATAGATGTAGCAACAACATCGGAAACATCCAAGAAGCTGAAAGTTTATGTTGTTTTTTATTCAATGTATGGTCATGTTGAATCATTGGCAAGATCGTTGAAAAAAGGGGTTGATTCTGTTGATGGTGTGGAAGGGGTTTTGTACCGTGTGGTGGAGACACTTCCTAAGGAAGTGTTGGAACTCATGAAAGCACCTGAGAAGGTTGATGATGGGGTTCCTTTGATATCTGCTGAGAATTTGGTGGAGGCTGATGGGTTGTTGTTCGGGTTTCCGACGAGGTATGGCAGTATGGCGGCGCAGATGAAGGCGTTTTTCGATTCGACCGGGCAGTTGTGGAGGGAACAGAAGCTTGCTGGTTTACCTGCTGGGTTTTTTGTTAGCACTGGTACTCAGGGTGGTGGCCAAGAAACCACTGCGTAAGTTTTTCTATGAAATTTTATTTTTGAGTTCGTAATTCTAATTGAACAGAAAGAAAAATCGATCTTATTAGATTGAACGCACGATTGTGTTCATGTGAATTTTTAGTAATTATTACtgattaaaaaattaatttttctaaaCTTAGTATTGCATAAATTTTGTTCTATTTTGGAGGGACTAAATACAGGAACTAAAAATACATATTTAATCATAATTTGATTGCTTAAAACTTGTTGCAAAATGTTCTTTTTGTTGGAAATTGTTCTTATTCCATTAGAAACAATAATAGTTCATGAAAACTAGGGGACAAAATTTTGTACAATACCACGTGTGCTTTTGGTTTTGTGCAAACCAATATAATTTAGGGTGGGGTATGATTGAAGAACTTTTTTGAAATATAGAGGATCTTATTTTGGAGCAAAATATCTAGACAAGCCAATAAATTAATATGTGGTAGAAATAAATTGATATTATTATGATTTTTTGTGGTAGACGAAGTCGTAATAATTATTAAAACTCACATACTTAATGTGAGAGTGAGGGTTCGAACTCTGCTGTTGACGTCAAACATAATATTATTAACATTTTGAACAGTTGAGCTAGAATTTGCAGACATGCATTAATGTATTATTGTGATAGTTAATATCATGACTTTTATGTAACTACTATTGTATTGTAGGTGGACAGCAATAACACAGCTAGTTCATCATGGAATGCTGTATGTTCCAATTGGTTATACTTTTGGTGCTGGAATGTTTGAAATGGATTCAGTTAGAGGTGGATCTCCATATGGTGCTGGAGTTTTTGCTGGGGATGGTTCAAGACAAGCGACTGAAGCTGAGCTTGCACTTGCTGAGTATCAAGGTAGATACATGGCTAATATAGTTAAGAAGTTGGGACAGAAAAGCTAGATTCTTTTGAAGAGATTAAAAAATTAAGTTTCATTCAATGTTGTGATATGGTATTCAAATTCAAATGTTGTGTTTATTGTTGTTGGTGTAAGATTGGTAGGATCATGAACCTTGTTATTATCTCTTGGAGAGAAAAAAATGTACACTTTGTAAAGTTCATACTTTTGTGATTCTGTGCTGTTTATAATAAACTTATGAATGAGGTGTATTTCATGGGAATTAATTGGTGTTTTCATAATGGATTCGTAGAAAAAGTTGTATGCAAGTAGCTCATTACTTAGTGGATCCAGAATTTGTTTgttgtagggttttaattgattGCCATTCACAATAACTGATTTAAAGGGTTATACAATTTTGAAAGTGTAGGGCAAAACTACAAGGTGCAAGCCTATTTTGCCTATCATTTATATTGAACTCTATCCCACCTTATCAAATATCAAATCCATAGAAAAAACTACTCTGCGACGCTGGTATCCTTACGATTGGAGAGTAGATAGAGAAACATGTAACAAATCTAAATTGTGTTTGAATTTGTCACTATAATTAACTTGGTCAACACATTAGCTCTTTTATTTGAAGTATGAACCTCTTTGGATAATATCGGGTCAGATGCAAGCAGTAATTTGGTCTTGAGAAACCTCACATCAATATGTTTGATCGTGGCATGACAAACCTAATATTTTGACAAATAAATGACACTTTAATTATCACAATGCAATTGAACTTCAGTTTGATCAACATCTAATTCCATCATTAATTTTGTAAGATTAAGGTCTCTTTGGCAACATCAACTACTTTCATCTATGTTGCTTCGGTTGTAGACATGATCATTATGAATTGAATTAATGAATTTTAGAAAATAGATCATCCTATAAGAATAAAAACATGTATCGTTGTAAACTTCTTATCATCCATATTAACAACATAGTCTGAATAAACATATCTTACAACTAAACGAACATCATGTCCACTACTAAACACGATACCATGACATGTTGTACTCTTCAAGTACCCAAAAATTCTTTCGAATATTTATTCGGTTGTTTGTTGGTTTTATACCCTCCTTCAGTTCTAACTGTCGATTTTTGTTTGCCCTTGAGGCTCTTTGAGACAAATAGAGGGAGATGAGGCACTAATGTGATTGTGATTTTTGTTTGGTTCCGTTAATTGAATGACTGAATTGTATTTTGGTCAATTTACCTTGGTGTTAGCCTTATTTGATTATTGTTGTTCTAGAAGTGCTCAAATCCTTGTTTTGTCTTAAAAAAAACTAAAGAGAATTTGTTATTATATATGGATTGATTTATTTTTATCAGGAAAATATTAAAGAATATGTCACGTAAATTATTGAGACATTTGGCTCCGTTATCCACTAGTGAGTTGTTTTTGGAACGATTTTTGCCTAATTTCATATTTATGTACAATCTTTTAGGAATGAGTCATATCTGGATCGTATGTTATTTTGTTTCATATTTTGCCTGATTCATTTTGGAAAGATTCATTTTTTTTCTTGCAtgatttattttgaaaaatatattttattcAAGATTGGATATGCTATGATTTGTTTGTGAAAATATAATGGGTCTGTTAGTAGAATTGACTATATATAAAAAGAGAAAGCATAATAGGGATGACAATGAGTAGGATTTGGGTAGGGTATTATAATACACATACTCATACCCGCGGTTGAAAAAACATCTCAGTACTTGAGCACATGTCTGCTTTGGCACCAACGTTACCACCTGTATCTGTATCCTATGGGTATGTAAGTACCCATACTCGTACTTGTTACTCGCAtttctaataaaaataaatagatcaatATAAAATATCATATCATTTGAAGTTTTTAATAACATTAAAAAGTTTTCAAAAAATTTACCCTTCTTATTTTCATCTTCGTTTGAGCAATTAGACAGCCTTCTAAAGTTGTTTAGGTTCTTGTCGGAGTGCTTGACTCCATTTTTCCATATGTTTCTACTGTACCTTTTGACaaacaaccccatatcttcatCATCGAAATTCTTGTCATCTTTTTTTTCACAATCTCTTTGCTCATTGGTTAAGGACTTTGAACTTGAAGTCTTTAGAGCAATAGACTTCTTTTCTACCTCCTTGTCTTTACCTttctccttcttcatcttcttctcatgcttttttttcatgtttttccaagcaagtgagttcttgctcatgttcttctaGCTTGCCAAATAAAGTTGTGAGATCAAGTGTTTTAAGATCATTCGCTTCTTTGATTGCGGTGATCTTGGGTtgccattccctattaagacaccTCAAAACTTTATTGGTAGCAATATCATTGTAAATATGCTTACCTAAAGCATTCAACCGATTTATAAGATGTGTGAACCTCTTTTGCATGTCGGTAATGTTTCATCACGCTTCATGCGAAAATTTCAAACTCTTGATTTAAGGTATTTATCCTATCTTGTTTGActtcattagttccctcatgggcaACTTATAATGCGTTCCATATAGCTTTGGCGATTTCACAATGGGAAACacgataatattcatcaacatcGAGTGCGGATATGAGAACATTTTGTGCCGTCCAATCATGTGACCAcaatttcttatcattatcattccaaCCGAGTGCGGATACTAAAAGATGAGACTATTCCCAATGATAAAATACACAAAAATGATATTGAGTCAAATTATCaaacaccttgtgtgcaatcgATTTTGTTTAAAAATTTGTATAATTTTGTTGATCTTCAAATCCAACCACAATATAAAGgattgtgatcaactcaacaaaacctTTTTCAAATGGTTTTCAAAAGGATTAACCAAACGCATTGATCACACAATCAATGAATTCAACAAGTTGCAAATGAAAtgtaagagagagagagagagagagagagagagaggagagagagtACACATGAATTTTTTAGGTAGTTCACCAATCGGCCTTGCTAtgggtacgtcttccctcaattcgaacttgaattgagataatgaaattaacaTTACTTTGCAAAAGTAGTATACAATAGAAATGTAGCAATCCAAcctacaaaccctaagtttgataTTGATTCTGAAACTTTCTCTTTCCTTGCTCTGAGCTTGATCAAGTAACCTAACAATGACAATTTGATTTATCGTCTCACACTACTCCTTTACAAGAACCTCTCATTCTTCAAAGTCTTCACTTGATTGAATCCAAATTGCGAATTATTGTAACCTaagatttaccaatatgatcAACTGTCTCGCGCTACTCCTTTACAAGAACCTCCAGTTCTTCAAAAccttcactcgatcggatccaaaTTGCACAAGCTTGTCTAAAACCTTCAAATCCCTAATTaatcttgaaggaaaaccccaacttgattttcttatttgaaaccctcaaagatctcaacccaatttacaattcaacaacctaaattggacgttatcaactCTAATTCTATATGACacccaaacaaagaatgattatgtgtagtttaTTTGTGTGTATGTATAGAATgtaggttgaagatgatgataaCTCTTTGAAATCTCGGTCTCGTGTAGGTTTACTCTAGAACCTTACTAAAAATGATtcatgtatgaagtatttatatgcatgcatgtttgaggcaaaaggaatgcaaaagatttgaaaatgtcatgaatttttggaaaaatacATTGCATGTGTCGGCCTATGcaagtcatgtgtcgacctgtataggtcatgtgtcgacctgtatagTTCATGTGTAGGCACAACAAACAGAAGCTACCAGCTTTAAAAATGACTTACATGCGTCGACCTGTAGAAAGAATTTTCTTCTATCTGTCGACCTATAACACATATGTATCGACACAGAGACTGTTTTTCCCATAAAAACTTGTTTTTAatgcatgaaaccttttctaactcatttcaaaatatttttatgCTTCCTAATTCTAAGATGTACATTAAGACTCGGAGGATATCGTCAAATATACATAAACAATAAAGTATCTTAGTTTTGACgtcatacaaaatacatctaatgAAAAGTTGCACTCACAATTATTAATGAATTTTCTTTTTGATCGGGCTACTACCCTCCCAACATAGGTGAAAATTACATTGAACTAGGTTACAAATTTCTTATGTCTTTTATTTATTACTTTGTTCAATCATTCATCTATTATTTCAGACCATGTTATCTCACACATTGATTCAACATTGTCTGGGACATCTTATCTCTGATCAAACAAAATTCCACTCTTTATGTTTTGACTTTTTGAGAAAACTTTCTAAATACACTTTATTCAATACACATTATATACAATGTGTTTTGGGATTTAATAGGAGTTGATATCATAGAAAAATCCCTCGCATATTTTCTTTAATTGAGCAATAAATAATTCATTTTTGATCTCATTCTCTAAAACTTTAATAAAAAACAATTTGAAACTAATTTCTACATATGTAATGTTTGTGAAAATTAAAGAGCACTCTATGAGTTTTCTGTGGCATCAAAATTAGctctaatttttttttttgtattagTTGACCAATTTGAGTCTAAAAGTTTAGTTTTTTTTTCTCATACTCAATCTCAAGTGATAAAAATTTATTTATGAATAACTTTTTGAATGAGAATGAGATAATGGGTAAGAAAAAAACTTCACTACGCCAAAACAGGTTTTTGGCAGCgccccttagacagcgcttttctCCAAAAGCGCTGCTACACggtaaaaaaaaataaaaataaggaAACTGAATACGTAGATGGCTTAAAGCGCTGCTAAATGGAtggtcttagacagcgctttttaaaagcgctgctaaatggcctaccttagacagcgcttttgagAAGGTCCACCTTATACAGCGCTTCtcccaaaagcgctgtctaaggccttaaaattatttaaattaatcacaacaaaagcgctgtctaaggcctACCTTATACAGCGCTTTTTAGAAGGtcaccttagacagcgcttttgggagaagcgctgtataaggccttaaaattatttaaattaatcaCAACAAAAGCGCTGTATAAGGCCTACCTTATACAGCGCTTTTGACAAGGTCACCTTATACAGCGCTTCtcccaaaagcgctgtctaaggccttttaaatttttaaaaaagcgctgtataaggcctaccttatacagcgcttttagaagcgcTGCTATTGACCCCTCCTGTGCCAGCGCTTTCCTtcaaagcgctgtctaaggccaTTTTAATTTGTGAGCTTAGCCAGCGCTTTTcataaaagcgctgtctaaggccttatttaccaaattttttttttagtaaattatAATATATGAATTCATTCAGTACGTTAAGACCCATTTTGTTTCCCTCGCTCCCACAACCTTCTTCTCACTGCGTTCATACTCGTTGCGTTCATCATCACTGCTTCTCCCAAAACCTCCATTCTTGATTCCTGCGTTCATCACTCACTTCGTTCATCACCGTTTACATTTTTGTAAGTGCATTTTCTGTTCGTTTCATCTTTCTTTATTTAGGGCAGTTTATTAGTGATAAAGGTTTGCTTCTGGGTTGATTCTTTTGTGGTTCATGTGTTAGGGCAGTTGATTCTCTTGTGTTAGGGCAGTTGATTCTTTTGTGTGTTAGGGCAGTTGATTCTTTTGTGGTATGTTAACAAatgtatatattttttatattaatcACCATGTCAAAGGGAGATGGTTTGTGTTAGCTTCCATTAGGTTTCTATTATACTGATGATGAATTGTAGCAAGTGTTAAATGTGATTGTTAGCATTGGCGTGTAAGTTGGATAGGATTAGATAGAACTGTTAAAGGGAGATGGTGTTAGTGTTAATGAAATAGTTAATTAGTGTGGTTAGTGTTAGAATGAAAAACTGAAATGCAAGTTTAGAAAATGCAGGTCAGCTGTTAGACAGTTAAAGAAAGGCTAGCTTGTTAGAATGGGAATGATGTGAGTCAAAGTTAATTGAATGGAACTGCATTGACTTGGCTTGTGATTTTACCTTGTTGAATTGTTTTTTTTCTGATGCCATGAAACTGAACCGATTAAACTTGAATTATGTTGGACTGCTGAACTATATTGCACATTTGAACTACACTTGTTATTTGCTTGAATGTGTTGGACTGGTTTGGAAAATATTTTGCTAAGTTGGATTGGTATTAAATTGGTTTTTGACAATGCTGAACTAGTTTTGGATTGACATATTACCCTACTTGAATTGCTTGTACTTTAGTTGATTACTTTACTGACTGATTGATACATTGCTTGATCTGTTTAATGTCTAATAAGCTGTTGTTTATTTTATAGGGTGTTCATTTCCTTAGGACTCAATTGAGGACTATTGCTAACAAGCTTTGTTGACATCCACAATTAAAAGGTAGTAACTTATTgcctcttcttctttttttcatAGAAATGACTTATAATATAAGCAATTATATGATAAACGCGGAAATAAGTTGTTTATTCATATAGGGTGTTAGTCCTCTAAATTATTTCCAATCATTTGACATTCAATCATAATAAATATCCAAATTGTCATGATTTTAATAGCATAACTACAACATAGTTATAGTTACTTCACTTCATAGTTAGTAGAgaatagatatatatatatatatatatatatatatatatatatatatatatatatatatatatatatatatatatatatatatatatatatatatatatatatataatttattagTTTGTAATAATCTTCTTTTTGTGACGCGAAAGTGTTTATCTTAGGAAATTCttcttttatgttgttttgaaATAGTTGCGTGAATAATttaggaaaaccatggataaaaaATGGATGTCTGCCGATCGATTGTCGAaagagtacgagaatggggtattggaattcgttaagtttgcTGTTGAACATGTCAAAGACCCCAGTCGAATGAaatgtccttgcttgggttgttgttataTGGGTCGGGTTGACGCAgatggattgaaatcgcatttaCTGATGCgtggaattgatcgaagttatacgtgttggatatttcatggtgagaaaattaacgagaatgttgaacaGAGGGAgaaaagtaatacgacctatgcttcatacgacaaagacacggaaacatacgattgtgatcgagttgaagagattgtagaagcactggatgaagatcttcatgattgtcctgaaatgtttgagaggatggtaagcgatgcagagaaaccgttgtacaaaggttgcactaaattctcaagactttctgcggtattaaagttgtacaacttaaaggcgggcaatggatggtcggataaaagtttcacagagttgttggcccttatgagagaaatgctaccggatgataatgttcttcctaatcgaac from Lathyrus oleraceus cultivar Zhongwan6 chromosome 7, CAAS_Psat_ZW6_1.0, whole genome shotgun sequence encodes the following:
- the LOC127101382 gene encoding probable NAD(P)H dehydrogenase (quinone) FQR1-like 2, translating into MGKGSGCIPSKKKAPVNNDPEENEPLSAVVESEVPKNETTSRSIDVATTSETSKKLKVYVVFYSMYGHVESLARSLKKGVDSVDGVEGVLYRVVETLPKEVLELMKAPEKVDDGVPLISAENLVEADGLLFGFPTRYGSMAAQMKAFFDSTGQLWREQKLAGLPAGFFVSTGTQGGGQETTAWTAITQLVHHGMLYVPIGYTFGAGMFEMDSVRGGSPYGAGVFAGDGSRQATEAELALAEYQGRYMANIVKKLGQKS